The following are encoded in a window of Francisella tularensis subsp. tularensis genomic DNA:
- a CDS encoding glycosyltransferase family 8 protein, with amino-acid sequence MNKIPIVFTFDKNIILGGAVTIKSLIDHANPDTCYDIYVYHPNINKKSISAFNSMIEKTKHSISFHNVDESIFKDVPIDTRRGWIITFYRLLIPKLLPQYDKVIYSDVDVLFQSDMSEVYNTDLTSYEWAGVIAEKHQQNMVQHKYFKENNNSYIYWPGFMVMNTKLMRENNFISRCFDTMHEFNTRLKFRDLDVLNLTCRKIKSLPFKYVTLQSIYYLNTIQEAPEYIFLKEIYSDNELLDAKNNPAIIHYAGSPGKPWRMKRPYKNYLEYISKIPKELRKYTFRDIKKKLLSKY; translated from the coding sequence ATGAATAAAATACCTATAGTTTTTACTTTTGATAAAAATATTATTTTAGGTGGCGCAGTCACGATCAAGAGCTTAATAGACCATGCTAACCCAGATACTTGTTATGATATTTACGTATATCATCCGAATATTAATAAAAAGTCAATTAGTGCATTTAATAGCATGATTGAAAAAACTAAACATAGTATTTCATTTCATAATGTAGATGAATCAATTTTTAAAGATGTACCTATTGATACTCGTAGAGGGTGGATAATAACATTCTATCGACTATTAATACCAAAACTTTTGCCTCAATATGATAAAGTCATATATTCTGATGTAGACGTGCTATTTCAGTCAGATATGAGTGAAGTATATAATACTGACTTAACTAGTTATGAGTGGGCTGGTGTTATCGCAGAAAAACATCAACAAAATATGGTTCAGCATAAATATTTTAAGGAAAATAATAATTCTTATATATACTGGCCAGGTTTTATGGTGATGAATACAAAACTAATGAGAGAAAATAATTTTATAAGCCGTTGCTTTGATACTATGCATGAGTTTAACACAAGACTAAAGTTTCGAGACTTGGATGTTCTAAATCTAACCTGTCGCAAAATTAAATCGCTACCATTTAAATATGTAACACTACAAAGTATATATTATCTAAATACTATACAAGAGGCTCCAGAATATATCTTTTTAAAGGAAATTTATTCGGATAATGAGTTGTTAGATGCTAAAAATAATCCTGCTATAATACATTACGCTGGCAGTCCTGGTAAACCATGGAGGATGAAACGACCATATAAAAATTATCTAGAGTATATTTCAAAAATACCTAAAGAACTTAGAAAGTATACTTTTAGAGATATAAAAAAGAAATTACTTAGTAAGTACTAA
- the yjgA gene encoding ribosome biogenesis factor YjgA: MGKVIDLDEIDRLEREEENSYYKTVKSKTSVKKDALEITDFGRSLTELSKEQLEKIPIDDNLKNNIITAKSLHKIALKRQTQFIGKLLRKTDNLDEIYKAYDVLVNKDKQANLMFQRLENIRNNLLDPLKMNNTLDKLIQEFPDLDIQKLRQLIRNHHKEVEKNTTNKSFREIFKLLRGLYV; encoded by the coding sequence ATGGGTAAAGTTATTGATCTTGATGAAATAGATCGCTTAGAAAGAGAAGAAGAAAATTCTTATTATAAAACAGTAAAAAGTAAGACATCTGTAAAAAAAGATGCATTAGAAATAACAGATTTTGGTAGATCTTTGACTGAATTAAGTAAAGAGCAATTAGAAAAAATACCAATCGATGATAATCTTAAAAATAATATTATTACCGCTAAAAGTTTACACAAGATAGCTTTAAAAAGACAAACACAGTTTATTGGTAAACTTTTGCGTAAGACAGATAATCTTGATGAAATTTATAAGGCTTATGATGTCCTTGTTAATAAAGATAAACAAGCAAACCTAATGTTTCAGCGTTTAGAAAATATTCGTAATAATCTTTTAGATCCACTTAAAATGAATAATACATTAGATAAACTAATACAAGAATTTCCGGATTTGGATATTCAAAAGTTAAGGCAGCTTATTAGAAATCATCATAAAGAAGTAGAAAAAAATACCACAAATAAGTCATTTAGAGAGATTTTTAAGTTATTAAGAGGGTTATATGTGTAA
- a CDS encoding glucosaminidase domain-containing protein, with protein MTITSMTNNRSLLKYFFVLLILFISAAILSTNEGTRHTKSNYFLESRTPKITKKPDFSEIKNFKERKDDFIKYMLAAIKIANKEICLQQQQIQKLKNALDKKGSLNSQQDKKLSAYLEYYKIKTNHSPAEELDYLSIKAGMIPTSFVLAQAALESGWGTSRFAKDYNNYFGLHCFYTGCGVKAQASDTYLEIFNNAAESVLGYYHRLNTGSKFVDFRITRDKIINQQLPPKTLLDTLENYSELDGSEYKDRLISVIQHNNLRQYDSIKYC; from the coding sequence ATGACTATTACGAGTATGACTAATAATAGATCATTATTAAAATATTTTTTTGTCTTACTAATATTATTTATATCAGCGGCTATTTTATCTACAAATGAAGGTACGAGGCATACTAAATCAAATTATTTTTTAGAATCTAGAACCCCTAAAATAACAAAAAAACCTGATTTTTCTGAGATCAAAAATTTCAAAGAAAGAAAAGACGATTTTATAAAATATATGTTAGCAGCAATTAAGATCGCTAATAAAGAAATATGCTTACAACAGCAGCAAATTCAAAAACTTAAAAATGCCTTAGACAAAAAAGGTTCATTAAATTCTCAACAAGATAAAAAACTTAGTGCTTATCTTGAATACTATAAAATTAAAACAAATCACAGTCCCGCTGAGGAGTTAGATTACCTAAGTATAAAAGCAGGCATGATCCCAACAAGCTTTGTTCTTGCTCAAGCGGCACTAGAAAGTGGTTGGGGAACTTCAAGGTTTGCCAAAGACTATAATAATTATTTTGGACTACACTGTTTCTATACTGGATGTGGTGTTAAAGCACAGGCTTCTGATACTTATCTTGAAATATTTAATAACGCCGCTGAAAGTGTTCTAGGCTATTATCATAGACTTAATACAGGTTCAAAATTTGTCGATTTTAGGATAACTAGAGATAAAATAATTAATCAACAATTACCTCCAAAAACTCTACTTGATACTCTAGAGAATTATTCTGAACTTGATGGTAGTGAGTATAAAGATAGACTTATCTCAGTAATTCAACATAATAACCTAAGGCAATATGATTCAATTAAATATTGCTAA
- a CDS encoding RluA family pseudouridine synthase yields MAHNTLSNRFHQNIIMHPKDAGKRIDVAINEQFEQFSRAQIQKWLKEGSITVNGRATKPKHIVLGDEEVEINIELLPTNEWIAEDINLKIIFEDDDIIVIDKPVNMIVHPGAGNPTGTVSNTLLHRYKDQDKLPRAGIVHRLDKDTSGLMVAAKSSIAYHNLVQQLAERKVSRKYLAIVEGEIYKQGTINQPIGRDPTNRTKMAINYRGKEAITHYTPIEVYDGFTLIECQLETGRTHQIRVHMKSIKHPLVGDQTYNKSSTKLEKLAITIPTRQALHAYKLSFIHPTTAKMVKFKSKLPEDMLNLKAQLEQTVEMLDEDFEEDYYDYYEYD; encoded by the coding sequence ATGGCACATAATACACTATCTAACAGATTTCATCAAAATATTATAATGCATCCTAAAGATGCTGGAAAAAGAATTGATGTAGCAATAAATGAGCAATTTGAGCAGTTTTCTCGGGCCCAAATACAAAAATGGCTCAAAGAAGGCTCGATTACAGTTAATGGTCGAGCTACCAAGCCAAAACATATTGTTTTAGGTGATGAGGAAGTTGAAATTAATATCGAGTTATTACCTACTAATGAATGGATTGCCGAAGATATTAACCTTAAGATAATTTTTGAAGATGATGATATTATCGTAATTGATAAGCCAGTTAATATGATAGTGCACCCTGGTGCTGGTAATCCTACAGGAACAGTATCAAATACTTTACTACATCGCTATAAAGATCAAGATAAACTACCACGAGCTGGAATAGTACACCGCCTTGATAAGGATACTTCCGGATTAATGGTTGCAGCTAAAAGCAGTATTGCTTATCACAATCTTGTCCAACAACTTGCTGAGAGAAAAGTCTCACGTAAATATCTTGCGATAGTTGAGGGGGAGATTTACAAACAAGGTACAATCAACCAACCAATAGGTAGAGATCCTACTAATCGCACAAAAATGGCTATTAACTATAGAGGTAAAGAGGCTATTACTCATTATACACCTATTGAAGTTTACGATGGTTTTACACTTATCGAATGCCAACTTGAAACAGGCAGAACTCATCAAATTAGAGTTCATATGAAAAGTATCAAACATCCACTAGTTGGTGACCAAACATATAACAAATCGTCAACAAAACTAGAAAAGCTAGCGATAACAATACCAACTAGACAAGCTTTGCATGCATATAAACTCTCATTTATCCATCCAACAACCGCAAAGATGGTTAAATTTAAAAGCAAACTTCCTGAAGATATGCTAAATTTAAAAGCACAGCTAGAGCAAACAGTTGAAATGCTTGATGAGGATTTTGAGGAAGATTACTATGACTATTACGAGTATGACTAA
- a CDS encoding glycosyltransferase family 4 protein, which translates to METKNIKDVDVIALSLGRRFSGINASMLAVIPEQNKLVDIVAMGFNIDSKEIRKIRFRDFLFGCWRDKWRIWHARRNIDMLIGIILKYLFRYKIILVFTSVAQRHHKKLTKFYINRMEAVICPSEISAKYLEKKSYIVPHGVDTQVFYPAENRQQQWQDKKIPGKYGIGIFGRIRKTKGTQEFIEAAIVTLKKYPDWTAVVIGEATPRDLDFKKELEQKVKQAGLDKQIIFIGFIADSNEIPSWYRALDIVVCASHKEGFGLPALEAMASKCAVIATKAGAWPEIIVDDENGYLVEPKSSQQIADKLDMLISDSKLRYKIAQNGYDLVTTKYKIQNEAEGIQQVYDRLLAKKRS; encoded by the coding sequence GTGGAAACTAAAAATATCAAAGATGTTGATGTTATAGCATTATCACTAGGACGTAGATTTTCTGGTATTAATGCTAGCATGTTAGCTGTTATACCAGAGCAAAATAAGTTAGTTGATATTGTTGCAATGGGTTTTAATATTGACTCTAAAGAAATTAGGAAAATTAGATTTAGAGATTTTTTGTTTGGGTGTTGGCGTGATAAGTGGCGTATTTGGCATGCTCGTAGAAATATAGATATGCTTATAGGCATAATATTAAAATATCTTTTTAGATACAAAATAATATTGGTTTTTACTTCTGTAGCTCAGAGGCATCATAAAAAGCTTACAAAGTTTTATATAAATAGAATGGAGGCAGTTATATGCCCATCTGAAATATCAGCAAAGTATCTAGAGAAAAAATCTTATATAGTGCCTCATGGAGTAGATACACAAGTTTTTTATCCTGCTGAAAATCGACAACAACAATGGCAAGATAAAAAAATCCCTGGCAAATATGGGATAGGGATATTTGGTAGAATTAGGAAAACTAAAGGAACTCAAGAATTTATCGAGGCAGCAATAGTAACTCTAAAAAAATATCCTGATTGGACAGCAGTAGTTATTGGTGAGGCAACTCCAAGAGATTTAGATTTTAAGAAAGAGCTAGAGCAAAAAGTCAAACAAGCTGGATTAGATAAGCAGATAATTTTTATTGGTTTTATTGCTGATAGCAATGAGATTCCTAGTTGGTATAGAGCTTTAGATATTGTCGTTTGTGCTAGCCACAAAGAGGGCTTTGGTTTGCCAGCTCTTGAAGCAATGGCTTCAAAATGCGCTGTAATTGCAACTAAAGCAGGTGCTTGGCCAGAAATTATCGTAGATGATGAAAATGGTTATTTAGTTGAGCCTAAATCAAGCCAGCAGATTGCAGATAAATTAGATATGTTAATTTCTGATAGTAAATTAAGATACAAAATAGCCCAAAATGGTTATGATTTGGTAACTACTAAATATAAGATTCAAAATGAAGCTGAAGGGATTCAACAAGTTTACGATAGACTTTTAGCTAAAAAAAGATCTTAA
- a CDS encoding outer membrane protein assembly factor BamD — protein sequence MKRFLYLIIITFMLLLLSSCGPKKDSELPQVYTGYTASFIYAKAHEQMQNQKYFDAIRSYKSLVAQYPFTPLAEKGMVDLIYVYYMDDESTMALALGQQFIKMHPYSIYKGYVYYMIGVVGFEDGRGMLQTYAPYDMNYHDPTGYQDAYTNFEKAIQLDPTGSFVPDAKRRMIFINNIIARHYDDIAHFYFKRGAYNAAIDRASQVIRNYPQSTSTEDALVLTIRAYNKLGLYDQAKANIRVLKKNYPKNKFIKNLRPDGTEEPSWYQRWFGWL from the coding sequence ATGAAAAGGTTTTTATATTTAATAATAATTACATTTATGTTATTGCTATTGAGTTCTTGTGGTCCTAAAAAGGATAGTGAGCTACCACAAGTCTACACAGGTTATACCGCTAGCTTTATTTATGCTAAAGCTCATGAGCAAATGCAGAATCAAAAATATTTTGATGCAATTAGATCGTATAAGTCATTGGTGGCACAGTATCCATTTACACCATTGGCAGAGAAGGGTATGGTTGATTTGATATATGTTTATTATATGGATGATGAGTCAACTATGGCGCTTGCATTAGGTCAACAGTTTATCAAGATGCATCCATATAGTATATACAAAGGGTATGTTTACTACATGATAGGTGTTGTAGGCTTTGAGGATGGAAGGGGTATGTTACAAACTTATGCGCCATATGATATGAACTATCATGATCCTACTGGATATCAAGATGCATATACTAATTTCGAAAAAGCTATTCAATTAGATCCTACTGGTAGTTTTGTTCCAGATGCTAAACGCAGAATGATATTCATAAATAATATTATCGCAAGGCACTATGATGATATCGCTCATTTTTATTTTAAGAGAGGTGCTTATAATGCAGCTATTGATAGAGCTTCTCAAGTGATAAGAAATTATCCACAAAGTACATCAACAGAGGATGCTTTGGTCTTAACAATTAGAGCTTATAATAAGTTAGGCTTATATGATCAAGCTAAAGCAAATATTCGTGTACTTAAGAAAAATTATCCTAAAAATAAATTTATTAAAAACCTTCGTCCGGATGGTACAGAAGAGCCAAGTTGGTATCAAAGATGGTTTGGCTGGTTATAG
- the glyA gene encoding serine hydroxymethyltransferase, which translates to MFSFEKNSLKNTDKEIFDAIELEVKRQHEHVELIASENYASPAVMEAQGSQLTNKYAEGYHGKRYYGGCEFVDIAEKLAIERAQQLFGVDYANVQPHSGSQANAAVYNAVLKPGDTVLGMDLGAGGHLTHGSKVNFSGKIYNSIQYGLDENGDIDYKQVAQLAKEHKPKMIIAGFSAFSGIINWQKFREIADSVDAVLMADIAHVAGLVAAGVYPNPFPYVYVATTTTHKTLRGPRGGLILCNNNPELAKKFQSAIFPGIQGGPLMHVIAAKAVAFKEALEPSFVDYQKQVLKNAKAMEKVLKQRGINIISGGTSNHLLLLDITNTGFSGKEAEAALGRANITVNKNSIPNDPRSPFVTSGLRIGSPAITTRGFKEKECELVANLLADVVFNCGDEKVENETAAKVLDLCDKFPVYK; encoded by the coding sequence ATGTTCAGCTTTGAAAAAAATAGCCTAAAAAATACCGACAAAGAGATTTTTGATGCTATAGAACTTGAAGTTAAAAGACAACATGAACATGTTGAACTTATAGCATCAGAAAACTATGCAAGTCCTGCAGTAATGGAGGCACAAGGGTCACAACTTACAAACAAATATGCCGAAGGCTATCATGGTAAAAGATATTATGGTGGTTGTGAATTTGTTGATATCGCTGAGAAACTTGCCATAGAGAGAGCACAGCAACTATTTGGGGTTGATTATGCAAATGTTCAACCACATTCAGGCTCTCAAGCAAATGCCGCTGTATATAATGCCGTTTTAAAACCAGGTGATACTGTTCTTGGTATGGATCTAGGTGCTGGTGGACACCTAACACATGGTAGCAAAGTTAATTTCTCTGGAAAAATTTATAATTCTATCCAATACGGCTTAGATGAAAATGGTGATATAGACTACAAGCAAGTAGCACAACTAGCTAAAGAGCACAAACCAAAAATGATAATAGCTGGCTTCTCAGCATTTTCTGGAATAATTAACTGGCAAAAGTTCAGAGAAATAGCAGACTCCGTAGATGCCGTACTTATGGCAGATATAGCTCATGTAGCAGGTCTAGTAGCAGCTGGAGTATACCCTAACCCATTCCCATATGTTTATGTTGCAACTACAACTACTCACAAGACATTAAGGGGACCTAGAGGTGGATTAATACTTTGTAATAATAATCCGGAACTTGCAAAAAAATTCCAATCAGCTATTTTCCCTGGTATTCAAGGTGGTCCTTTAATGCATGTAATAGCAGCTAAAGCAGTTGCATTTAAAGAAGCATTAGAACCAAGTTTTGTAGACTATCAAAAACAAGTATTAAAAAATGCTAAGGCTATGGAAAAAGTTTTAAAACAACGTGGTATTAATATAATCTCTGGTGGAACTAGTAATCATCTACTTTTACTTGATATTACAAATACTGGTTTCTCTGGTAAAGAAGCTGAGGCGGCTCTAGGTAGAGCAAATATCACTGTTAATAAAAACTCTATCCCAAATGATCCCCGTTCTCCTTTTGTCACTAGCGGATTAAGGATTGGAAGCCCTGCTATAACGACGAGAGGTTTCAAAGAGAAAGAATGTGAGTTAGTCGCTAACTTATTAGCAGATGTAGTATTTAATTGTGGTGATGAAAAAGTTGAAAATGAAACTGCTGCTAAAGTTTTAGATCTTTGTGATAAGTTCCCTGTTTACAAGTAA
- a CDS encoding DUF6056 family protein: MKVTFGRTIFILLIFLFFLYLNIFQPMSGDDLLRFNMDSLYNKSILNQLRLDYNSLTGRISAQILVHVFLNKSYPFLLYIFNLINSLIMTLFIIILYKIISIDKGEIFSKKFIVFFSIFMILFGLNNSISQILSKTIALQYFLGIALLIYFYYKCFTKNKFAPILSFITGLVIGLYNEAIFLVCFSIIFSYIIYQLIQHQRINKNIYFFLVPFILGGIVMFSAPGSYHITETRLHDSPFELLIKNFWKYIFMIFTEFELSPLFILAVLTVIKFENSKPKKIITILCLFLVWLTIYPICFQFTRRVALIYMFFYFSIISYYIYNYSSKINGILTKNYKIFCFGGLIIVGLFLYIFGKYHYYQIARLHKIQYYRNLGQQNISLEPIKFTGIQLIKVEDIHEDPNEYANTVFAKAYGFNKVTVSKS; this comes from the coding sequence ATGAAAGTTACTTTTGGCAGAACAATCTTCATATTATTAATATTTTTGTTTTTTTTATATTTAAATATTTTTCAACCAATGAGTGGTGATGATCTACTTAGGTTTAATATGGATAGTTTATATAACAAATCAATCTTAAATCAACTTCGATTAGACTATAATTCTCTGACGGGAAGAATTTCTGCTCAAATACTAGTTCATGTATTCTTGAATAAAAGCTACCCATTCCTACTCTACATTTTTAATCTTATTAATTCTTTAATTATGACTTTATTTATAATAATTTTGTATAAAATAATTTCTATTGACAAAGGCGAAATATTCTCTAAAAAGTTTATTGTTTTTTTTAGTATTTTCATGATTCTTTTTGGTTTAAATAACTCAATTTCACAAATACTATCTAAAACTATAGCACTACAATATTTTTTGGGAATAGCTTTGCTTATTTACTTTTATTATAAGTGCTTTACTAAAAATAAATTTGCGCCAATACTAAGCTTTATAACTGGATTAGTTATAGGCTTGTACAATGAGGCGATATTTTTAGTGTGTTTTAGTATTATTTTTTCCTACATAATATATCAGCTTATACAGCATCAAAGAATAAATAAAAATATTTACTTTTTTCTTGTTCCTTTTATCTTAGGTGGAATAGTAATGTTTAGTGCGCCTGGTAGTTATCACATAACAGAAACGCGTCTGCACGATTCTCCTTTTGAACTCTTGATAAAGAATTTCTGGAAATATATTTTTATGATTTTCACAGAATTTGAGCTATCCCCTTTATTCATTTTAGCTGTATTAACTGTGATAAAATTTGAAAATAGTAAACCAAAAAAAATAATAACTATTCTTTGTTTATTTTTAGTCTGGCTAACTATTTATCCAATATGCTTTCAATTTACTAGAAGAGTAGCTCTGATTTATATGTTTTTTTACTTCTCTATAATCTCATACTACATCTATAATTATTCTAGTAAAATTAATGGGATTTTGACTAAGAATTACAAGATATTTTGTTTTGGTGGTTTAATAATAGTAGGATTATTTTTATATATTTTCGGTAAATACCATTATTATCAAATAGCAAGACTCCATAAAATTCAATACTATAGAAACCTAGGACAACAAAATATCTCTCTTGAACCTATTAAATTTACAGGAATACAATTAATTAAAGTAGAAGATATTCATGAAGATCCGAATGAATACGCTAATACAGTATTTGCTAAGGCATATGGTTTTAATAAAGTTACTGTATCAAAAAGCTAA
- a CDS encoding O-antigen ligase family protein, with the protein MKQDIFPKVVLLAAIAIFISIFLFARVIISISFIIVILLCFFNKDVLTILKQNISLKFLLFAAFLINLGFGYAAFFRNDQIIHQFFGFSNPLLIVLYILSASYFLSKNKKYPDYLLNIFVYIVVFISFIALFRFSYKYLMGDYFIISDFYTEIDGGSTIQSIVALTFPFAAVFIVGKAIHKQSKLLKLVMIFVGILIVFIDLFVNRSKAGYIIEFVVLIYYFFVIIKHYSLNDEKELNILKFFSTILICIISLSAILFTVYKTSNIFHDRVNEAIKESQLYFSKDFDNKTAEELALTSTGLRLMYYDSAIKVFEKYPKLLLLGCSPVTNISDVAECTSFLINKNDVLKNDPHITKEGIMPHNEFINYTFKGGILAGLSLLIFFIMLLYEARGLDYRDKVYFRVLIIAMFIGCLFDYFFTVQILVILFSTLLAIFFAKLKIKQG; encoded by the coding sequence ATGAAGCAAGATATATTTCCTAAAGTAGTTTTACTAGCAGCTATAGCAATATTTATTAGTATTTTTTTATTCGCTAGAGTTATTATTTCAATAAGTTTTATTATAGTTATCTTGTTATGTTTTTTTAATAAGGATGTTTTAACAATATTAAAACAAAATATATCTCTAAAGTTTTTACTTTTTGCTGCATTTTTGATCAATTTGGGGTTTGGATATGCGGCATTTTTTAGGAATGATCAAATTATTCATCAATTTTTTGGCTTTTCAAATCCTTTATTAATAGTTTTATACATACTTTCAGCTAGTTATTTTTTATCTAAAAATAAAAAATATCCGGACTATCTACTAAATATTTTTGTCTATATCGTAGTGTTTATTTCTTTTATAGCATTATTCAGGTTTAGTTACAAATACTTGATGGGAGATTATTTTATAATAAGTGATTTCTATACTGAAATTGATGGAGGCTCTACTATACAGTCTATTGTTGCACTAACTTTTCCATTTGCTGCAGTGTTTATAGTTGGAAAAGCAATACACAAACAAAGCAAACTACTTAAACTAGTTATGATATTCGTAGGAATATTAATAGTGTTTATAGATCTCTTTGTTAATCGTAGTAAAGCAGGGTATATTATAGAATTTGTAGTGTTAATTTATTATTTCTTTGTGATAATAAAACACTATAGTTTAAATGATGAAAAAGAGTTAAATATACTTAAATTTTTTAGCACTATATTAATCTGTATAATCAGTCTAAGTGCTATATTGTTTACTGTTTATAAAACTTCTAATATTTTTCATGATAGAGTAAATGAAGCTATAAAAGAATCACAACTATATTTTTCTAAAGATTTTGATAATAAAACTGCAGAAGAGTTAGCCTTAACATCTACTGGCTTAAGATTGATGTACTATGATTCTGCCATTAAAGTATTTGAGAAGTATCCAAAATTGCTACTTTTGGGATGTTCTCCTGTTACAAATATCTCAGATGTTGCTGAGTGTACTAGTTTTCTTATTAATAAAAATGATGTTCTAAAGAACGATCCTCATATTACTAAAGAGGGGATTATGCCTCATAATGAATTTATAAATTATACATTTAAAGGAGGTATATTAGCTGGACTTTCATTATTAATTTTTTTCATAATGTTATTATATGAAGCACGAGGATTAGATTATAGAGATAAAGTTTATTTTAGAGTTTTAATTATAGCAATGTTTATAGGCTGTTTGTTTGATTACTTTTTTACTGTTCAAATTCTAGTTATATTATTCTCGACACTTTTAGCTATATTTTTTGCAAAATTAAAGATCAAACAAGGGTAG
- a CDS encoding MlaE family ABC transporter permease produces the protein MEINIDQNTVYFAGLLTLKQINPKLVEKKVSRSKVKLNRIDITKIQALDTAGAYFILKVLKDLELTKEDLVFDNHKDKNLIELVANNFPTRVDKENSHKSNIVFTSIYTLGKNTNNLLQEIKASIGFLGAILLGYLTLIRKPYRSFFSIVLNIAYDSTIKALSIVMLLSLIIGLVLTYLPLNLMMQYGTQIFVVDMLGISSFREFAPLFTAIIIAGRSSSAFTSEIGIMKVNEEIDALQTIGEDPIQRLVLPRITALIISLPVLTVIAMIANIISGIIIADVIAGITPLQFIERLFSNVNVNHFYIGLLKTPFFALVIAGIGCHQGLAVRRDSQSVGKATTTSVVYSIFLIIVVDAIFAVALNGVA, from the coding sequence ATGGAAATAAATATTGATCAAAATACTGTTTATTTTGCAGGATTGCTAACTCTCAAACAAATTAATCCCAAGTTAGTTGAGAAAAAAGTTTCTCGATCTAAAGTTAAGTTAAATCGTATTGATATTACAAAGATTCAAGCCCTAGATACTGCCGGAGCCTACTTTATTCTTAAAGTTCTTAAGGATCTAGAGCTAACCAAAGAAGATTTAGTTTTTGATAATCACAAGGATAAAAACCTTATTGAACTTGTCGCAAACAACTTCCCAACTAGAGTTGATAAAGAAAATTCACATAAATCCAATATAGTTTTTACTAGCATATATACCCTTGGTAAAAACACAAATAATCTTCTTCAAGAAATAAAAGCAAGCATTGGCTTTCTAGGTGCTATTCTGTTAGGCTATCTAACTCTTATTCGTAAACCATATAGATCCTTTTTTTCTATAGTACTAAATATTGCTTATGACTCAACTATCAAAGCTCTAAGTATAGTAATGTTGCTATCATTAATTATTGGTCTAGTCCTAACATACTTGCCACTTAACCTAATGATGCAATATGGTACGCAAATATTTGTTGTTGATATGCTAGGTATATCTTCGTTTAGAGAATTTGCTCCTTTATTTACAGCTATTATTATTGCTGGTAGGAGCAGCTCTGCATTCACCTCAGAAATTGGTATTATGAAAGTCAATGAAGAAATAGATGCTTTGCAAACTATTGGTGAAGACCCTATACAGCGTCTAGTATTACCAAGAATAACTGCTTTGATAATTAGTTTACCAGTATTAACTGTAATTGCGATGATCGCTAATATTATTAGTGGAATTATAATCGCAGATGTTATCGCAGGAATCACACCTTTACAGTTTATCGAAAGACTGTTTTCAAATGTTAATGTTAATCATTTTTATATTGGCTTACTAAAAACGCCTTTTTTTGCTCTAGTTATAGCTGGAATAGGTTGTCACCAAGGTTTAGCAGTTAGAAGAGATTCACAAAGTGTTGGTAAAGCAACTACTACTAGTGTGGTTTACTCAATCTTTTTAATAATTGTTGTTGATGCTATTTTTGCAGTAGCATTAAATGGTGTTGCTTAG